GAAGTCCAACCTAGTTTGGCAAGGGTGGTAGCTGGAGTTTTAAAGTCAGTCACTCCATTACGATAGCTAGATGACTGATTCCAACATAAACTTGTAGCTGTTTGATGTAATATGTTTTTCAGAACTTTATTGTATGTGTTAAATGttattagaaaaaaaaccactTACTTCTATTGATTATTTATACTTTGATTTCTTCATACTAACAAAACTGAGTCCATTCATGTAAACATAACTCATGTGGAAGTCATCATATGGTCTCTGAATTTTCTCCCCTTGATGTGTCAGAATCTGAAATTCCTCCTAATCATGATTCTTGCTTCTAGTCTTAAGTATAAGTGGGAGTAACCAAACCTGTAATGGTTTGAGATTACTTACACTTGGGGACTTTCAtccaacacatatctgtcatGCCATGATGCATCTGAAAGGCTGTCAAAACAGTTTAAACTCAGACAACTGCTTAAGATAATTTAGAACTTTACCCATCAGCTCCTTTTCTCTGACCTGGGTAGCCAGTCAAGATGCCAAGTAAATATATCAACCATATGCCTTGGATTGAGAAGAAATTCCAATACCATTGCCTTTCAAAACTTTCCTTGACAAATATTGCAACAGGTGAAACCACTCTGCTACCATCCCTTTGATAATTGAACATTAAATGCAGTGGATATAACCAGAGGTGGATCAGTGCGGGAAGCCTCTTTCGTGTCATTGTAGCTTGGAATGATTGTTGTGATTTTTACCTGATTTTGATGGTGCTAAGTTTTGTAGCCTGAATTTGAACTATAACATTGTGTACAGCATGCCtacttgtatattttcattgcttGAGTGACAGATTACATATTTTGTTCTCACTAAATTATATCCTGCTATATAGAGctatataaaatgtattttgtgaaactctgctgttttcatttttgtcatGTGAAGAGATGGATGGCCTTGGCCTGAGCTTCTGTACTTTGCTTTGGAGTTGTGTTCCTTATCCACCCTGGGATCTGCTGATAGTGACATGAATTTGTCCCAGTAATGATCCTTTGATCTCAGCACATTAATTTTCTTGCCATCAAAAGACCATTTGAGTCAAATCAGAGTACAAGCTGGGCTAAATATGTACactccatcaaaagtttagactcactagtgtaaatgtagccacttacttcagtcatctgttctaaactagattttgcaaaatacagTTTAGAGGTACTGCTTACACGTGAACTGATAATTGTACAAATTCGTaactttgaaaagattattgtcatgagttcaataaataatGCAGCTCTCTGAAACTTGGCAAATTCTTGAGAATAATTTataccaaaacgcagctgttcacatgcatgatatttgtaCATGCTTTCAGCAaattgatgcatgatccttgtgCATAAGGATTGCAGTTGattcccccaagttagtggagaaattcattgTCAGTGTGaccataaatatatttataacatatagtgaagtaagtctaaacttttgatgggtagtacacTATGGAGTGGTCACTCCTTGATGATGTGTTATTGGCGTCAGCTGTAACGAAAGGTAGGTGGCACTCTCTCTATACACCATACCATAGGTGTAATTTGTattgtctgtttgcagtgaaaatgtactgatgaatttcactttaaacaaaaagtaaattgATTAAAGTAAAATTAAGagtgcgaatcctcataattttaccttgccgaCTGAACACtaaaatctcagaattttattatCCCTCACAACGCGTTTTAcagggggtattaaaatgcactccATTCATGCGTCTGTccatgcacatttgtcttttccagaACAGAACTTCAAGaccattcactatttcttcaccaaacattGCACATAGATATCTGTATGATATTTAACTCCAGTAAGATTCATACTCCCAAACCAACATACAGTTGCCACATTCTTAAATGTTGAACAACATCCAAATTCTgtgattttattattattttattattaagaACAACCCACAGACGCCATGTTGTTTCCAgcatatttatttcatgatgGTAATATCATAGCCTGTCAACTCCACCCTCTTACAAAGCAGCAGCAAAGACGGGGCACATGACTGACAGGTGGGTAATGGTGGGCTCATTGAACACCCAaactaagggaggcaactcctcCATCAGGTGATCACTAGATCAAGGAGATATCGGAACAATATTTGACAATCCTTTGCAACTATTTTACAATTCCATACCAGTTTGCAGAATATTGATACTATCAAAGGGAGATTACCATGTCATGAAGACAAACTAAGGGATTACACTCATGACTAGTACTTTCACAGTCTTCTCTGCTCTGTGATTTGCATGAAGAAAAACAAGTTCAAAGACTTTTATTCAACTAATTCTGCTTCAAATCACTCATGATGACATTACAATGATGATTATTTGGGCCTAAATCTGCTAAAACCACGGTAACAATAGTGAAGAGTGTTGCTCCATGCCACAGTGTTGCAAAATGTTTTGCTGCAACATATGCTAGTACAAGTAATGACACTATACAGTATTCTCCTACTCTCTTATACATAGTGCATCAGCTAAAGTATGTGAACATTCAGTCACAAAATTTCACTTCTGAACTATACAGTGACACttgtaataaatatcaaacagcaTTCATTGTTAAAAAAAATGGCTCTCCATTCTTGACACACTCATAGacctacaaacttcttaagcccactCATAACACATTGGCTGCAGTCCAAGTTAAGAATGCttagggctacaaacgtttcaagaataagggccctggtaTGTGTACATAATTCTTTGCATCACGTCATTATGGATATTATGAAAAGAGCAAGAATTTATTGTTCTGTCGGACATGGTGCGAATGTGGAGCATGACTAGCCACGAACTTGACATAAAGCAGCTTTCATGAAATGGTCCATGAACTAAATTACAAAATGACAAACATCAACAAATGCTCAAAGTGGACTTGCATGATAAGATAAGTAATCAGCATTCTGGGAACAGATGGTAGATGTCAATAAATCCTGCAAGTTTAAATAGAAAACCCAATTTTGGaaataatttacatatatattttatttacttgAACTGGGCTCTCATAACATAAATAGTTCTAATTTTACCATTACAAAGCTACAAGACATTCAGTCTTGTTTCAGAAAGATTAATACAAAGACAGATCTATTATACTGTAAGGAAATGATACTGAAAAAAATCTTAATTCATAATATCAATATGTCCCCGTTTGAACATCATGTATCATTTGGAATACAAAGTGTCCTTAATTTTcaccaacaaacaaaatttcTCATAATATCACtctgaacatattttcaaacatatgaTGTAAACAGTGGGTTCCATGAATCAACAATAGGATGGAATGGTTCATCTCAACAAGTACTCTGGGATGAAATTCTTACAAACAAATGCTCCaatccaaacacaaacaccattTTCGGAAACTCCATGCCCTGATCGAACGGTATTGACATACACGATCACAATACAAAACTCACAATTTGTGTCATTCACTCAAGAAACAATGGATTTCAACTGTAAGACCCAACATGCTCTAAATAACATTTGTCTGATGAGACACCTTAAATTTTAATGCAGTCTgttattcacattttacctgtttttaacattttaaaaaaaatgtttgcatTAGTTCATGAAATAATTGACCTATATCAACCTATTACACTTCGTTAAACATATTCAGCTGAAAGTGACTGACTGCTGAGATGTGTTGTCAAGACTGTTGTATTTGTTAATGCCATGGAACTGACACATTTCAGTATATGAATTCATCTTGCTAACAATTGTATAATCAGTTAACAAATATGCTAGCAGATGCATCATCAAAACCTCATAAGCCAATAAAGCAGAAGAAATACTGCAGTCAAATATCAGTGGTGTCAGGCCAGTGTCTCTCTCAAAAACTGAGCAACATCTTTTGTATTAAGAGTTGAGTTATTGTCACAATATTTCTATAAAATATTTCCTACGCTTCAGCTACCCTTCATTGTCCTGTGAGTCAAAGCTGACATGGGATATACGATTTGCTGTAGTTTAATTTGGTGATGAAGATGTTCAATTTATACATACAAAGCTTTTGAATCTTGATTCAATCATAATACatccatatttacaaaatacccGCTATCTACAGCCATTCTGGGAATACAGTCTGCTATATTATGGAAACTATGTCACCGATACTTCTCTGACACCAGATACACACATAACTATAAAGTAAGGCCCAGTTTGATTGAAGACAAGCAATGTTAAACCAGGATACTTCATGATAGTGAAGAGTTGGATTAAAGGAGACCGAAGAGCCTGAGCTAATTACGACTTGACAAATGCTAAGCTCGACATTTGATTCTATGCCTTTTTGTAAAACATTCACAAGGAGACTCAGAGGTGTTGCACCTACGTGGTGTATTCTAACAGAGAAATATGGTCAACATTAAAAAACACAGCCTTTGTATCACATGGtcaggtgaccttgaccttagtcTAATCCTCTAGATTCCTGAATGCTGTCTGCATCTCCTCGTTGAGTTCATCGAAGTCTTGCTTGATCTTTGCCTCACCGTCTTTAACTGGGTCCTGGAATGAGGACAAATATAGTTTGGAAAATATcagacaacccaatgatcaacagcatgagcactgatctacacaaatctgatatgacaacatgtgtccaccaagtcagcaagtctgccCACCtggtcctgttagttgcctcttacaacaagcatgatttgctgaagaccaattctaacatggatcttcatgggttgttGGTACTTGTGACCTCCACAGTGAAGAGGGTTTAGATATAAAGTGTTCATCCACCATGGAACAACCCTCACACTCTGGTATATGTACCAGTACTTCCTCTAACACACAGAAGTTGCTTCTGAGACTGATAGACTGACcttgaacttcatactgctgaGTTTGTAGAGGATGTCGTTCATCTGATCTCGGATGATGGCCCAGGTGATTTTGTTCTCACTCTGTGCTGTGCTCTCCACGGCATGTCGAGCCAGGTCATAGAAGGCGATGATGTTCTTCAACATACCCACTGTCTTGTAGAAGGGGCAAAACCTAAATGGAGCATAACAATCAGTCAGTGAGCCGAAACAATCATGATTACAAATAAATTAACTGAGCTCAGATTTATCAACACCTGATCAGGAGCTTATATTCTGTTCCATGGTCCTAGTTAGAAACAACTTAGAATTCACAATTTAAAAACATAATTATGTCATATATTATTTAAGTACCAActtatatgtttgttttgctAAAGTCATCACACCAATCACCATGATGTAGGGGAATTCCACTCACCTGTCATATGGAGTGTAGCCGTTCTGCTGCAGGTAATCGTCCTTGATGAGTTTGGCAACCTCCAGGAGGATCTTGTCTGGCTCAGCCAGGGAGCCCTGTGGTAGACAAAGATAGACACAGTTGTAACAAGTTTGTCAAAACACCTTAAGTTGTTTTGAACAGCATTTCAGTTCTATCAAGACATGTCAGTGTCTGATGCAAGTCCTACTTGTTAGCAAAACCTTTGAGCATACTGCTGACAAATCTATGAACACAATTAGAGAGAGAACCTGAATATGGCAGGTCTCTGAGTCACCCAGGGGCATAACTTTCACATTATTTAGCCATtcaacaggtgagtgagtgagttttacgccaattttagcaatatttccgcAATATCACTTCCATCCAATAGAAATTTCAAGAGATAGTGTCTAGTCAAAACGTCCACATTTCAAGTCTGTCCTGGAacgtttgtttgtctgttgtttaaatcTGCACACGTTAATATTCGACTTCTGTCTGAAAATCACTGGACTTGATAATTCATCGATACATATTTAGAGGACAGATATGTGTGATGCAATGACATCCATCCACTGACCCACCTGATCCCATATTCACCTCTGCCAACAAACACAGGACCAATTCCCAGATATTCAGGAATATGTTTTATGGATATTCTTTACTGGAAAACATTGAATGAACCCGCAATGCATATACCTTTCCAACTAGTTGTACAATTTCTGAGACATCTTCCTCCTCTTGCAGAATCTCCTTGCACTGTGAAAGAGAATACCCATAGTGAAGATGGAAATAATTTGGTTGGTAGGCCAACTTAACATTTTTTCCAGGTATTATTCTTCTCAGCATCGCCCTGGTGCAATGTTATTACCGTTTTTTCAGACTGTAATAAATTGGGTCTGAAATGACTAACCTAATAAGCATTGTTCCACACatttggggtacgatgacatgcatcaactaaATCAGTGACCCTGACCACCGATCTAATCAGTTGGCTTTTACGTCAGGCACAGGTTTCTGGAGACCAATACTCTATTCAAATGAGGATGCTATGATACCCCATCTCTCCATTACAGGTAAATCACATTAAAATAGCTCCACAAAATTATGTAGCCAAAGACCAAATCTCTTTGAACGTTTATGAAACAATCTTTGAACAAAATGACTGGCATACGAGTTAACACATCAATAACCATAGTCTTAGTATCCAAGATCAATGTTTTATTGGGCATAACTAGCTCACATACCTTCTTCCTAAGTGGCACAAACTCGGGGAAGTTCTTGTCATAGAACTCATCGAGTGCCCGCATGTACTTGCTGTAGCTGATGAGCCAGTTGATGGAAGGGAAGTGTTTACGCTGAGCTAGCTTCTTGTCCAACCCCCAGAACACCTGGACAATACCCAGGGTCGCAGACGTCACAGGGTCGGAGAAGTCACCACCAGGTGGAGACACACTACAAACAGACAGAAATCACTGATGGGGAGGACAACACacgtcaagggaggtaatcagaACATTCCAATACAGTAGTGTcatttttaatcctctctagtGAGGATTACTGTTGTTTGGTAGTTGTTCAAATTTGATACAATATGACCTGTACCAACAGACACCTAAACTTTATTTCTTTCAACTAAGGTCTTTCAGTGGcagaagttgggaagtacaatacTGGCAAACattatggataacaagttcttTTATTACGTGGGTGCCACGTTTTGATATGGATCCTTGTATTGTTGTCTTGTATTGCAAGCAAAGGCaaaagaatctgtattgaaatgaaacataaaaaagTTTGTCAACATACAAATTATAAGAAGTCTCAATGATGTTAAGTTTGAACAGTGAGCACCCCACAGGACTATATACATGGTGTGGCTACATGACAAATTACTACATGACAAAGTACTTACGCTCCAACAATACTGACAGAACCCTCTCTACTGGGGTTTCCGAGACATGTGACACGACCAGCTCTCTCGTAGAAGGAGGCCAGACGAGCGCCCAGGTAGGCTGGGTAGCCGGAGTCGGCAGGCATCTCTGCCAGACGACCAGAGATTTCTCTCAGAGCTTCAGCCCATCTTGATGTGGAGTCAGCCATCATGGACACATTGTAACCCATGTCACGGAAATACTCAGACAGCGTGATACCTGGCGACAATCATTAAGTGGTGTGTGGATGATGGTGCAACTGTCTTTAATAAGGGCATCCAGTCTAGCTACTCTTTCAAGTTTAACTTCAGGCATGTTGAGAGTCTTCAGATTTGTGTCAACTGGGTATGGTTGATTCCAGCGCTTTACCCACATTATGTTGCAACCAATATGTCACAGAAGATGAGTTAATGGGAGAAACTGTGGTTTAAGTAGGCTTTCAGTTACATTGTGACACTCTCTAACACAGATACAGAGCTGACaaattaagagtgagtgagtgagttaagtttgttgccacttctagcaatattctagaaatATCATATGGGTGGGGGtgctggagacaccagaaatgggcttcatacattgcagccatgtggagaatcgaacctgggtttctGGGGTGATGAGAGAATGGTTTaagcactagactaccccaacgCCAGACAAGTTAAGAAACATAATCAGTATACTGGGTAATAACATTTGTGTTAAAGGCCATGcctatcaatatttcagcagtataactgaggtctgtaaataatcaaattggAGTGACAAGCGAATACTTTAATCACTAGACAACACCACCAGCCCATCCCTGAATTTAACTGTTTCAGGTTGCAATCCATATTTTTTCGTAAgggacaagggaggtaactccaaagGTGGGAACTGCAGTTTGGCCATGTGCTTTGCTGCGATGACATGGATATAATGTGGGGAAGAGGTAGGTAACTGTAGCAGGGACAGAAAGCTCATTAGGGAGAGGGATGGTATTGTCGGGGTGACAGTGTACCCTGGAGTTGGTGAGAGTTTCCCCATGGTTGGAGAATACACTGACTGGCTGGTGTACCCACCTGTGTAGATGGAGGCCTCTCTGGCAGCTACAGGCATGTTAGAGGTGTTAGCCACAAGGGCGGTTCTCTTCATGATGCTCTCTGGCTTGCCCTCAACCTCCATGGTCAGCTGAAACAACATCTCAAACATCAACACACTGTACTCcacagatacaaccacatctcaaCCAGCAACGCACTGTACTCcacagatacaaccacatctcaaccagcaacacactgtactacacagatacaaccacatctcaaccagcaacacactgtactacacagatacaaccacatctcaaccagcaacacactgtactacacagatacaaccacatctcaaCCAGCAACGCACTGTACTacacagatacaaccacatctcaaCCAGCAACGCACTGTACTacacagatacaaccacatctcaaccagcaacacactgtactacacagatacaaccacatctcaaccagcaacacactgtactacacagatacaaccacatctcaaccagcaacacactgtactccacagatacaaccacatctcaaCCAGCAACGCACTGTATTACACAGATAGAACCACATCTCAACCAGCAACGCACTGTACTAAacagatacaaccacatctcaaCCAGCAACGCACTGTACTacacagatacaaccacatctcaaCCAGCAACGCACTGTATTacacagatacaaccacatctcaaCCAGCAACGCACTGTACTCcacagatacaaccacatctcaaccagcaacacactgtactccacagatacaaccacatctcaaccagcaacacactgtactaaacagatacaaccacatctcaaCCAGCAACACACTGTACTCCACAGATACAATCACATCTCAACCAGCAACACACTGTACTCcacagatacaaccacatctcaaCCAGCAACACACTGTATTACACAAATACAACCACATCTCAACCAGCAACACACTGTACTacacagatacaaccacatctcaaccagcaacacactgtattacacagatacaaccacatctcaaccagcaacacactgtactaaacagatacaaccacatctcaaCCAGCAACGCACTGTACTacacagatacaaccacatctcaaCCAGCAACACACTGTACTACACAGATACATCCACATCTCAACCAGCAACGCACTGTACTacacagatacaaccacatctcaaCCAGCAACGCACTGTATTacacagatacaaccacatctcaaccagcaacacactgtactacacagatacaaccacatctcaaccagcaacacactgtactccacagatacaaccacatctcaaCCAGCAACACACCATACTCcacagatacaaccacatctcaaccagcaacacactgtactccacagata
The window above is part of the Haliotis asinina isolate JCU_RB_2024 chromosome 1, JCU_Hal_asi_v2, whole genome shotgun sequence genome. Proteins encoded here:
- the LOC137288832 gene encoding V-type proton ATPase catalytic subunit A, producing MAGGMDRARRMPKIGDNEKESMFGYVYAVSGPVVTAQQMSGAAMYELVRVGHAELVGEIIRLEGDMATIQVYEDTSGVTVGDPVLRTGKPLSVELGPGIMGSIFDGIQRPLEDICELTQSIYIPKGINTPALDRSKKWDFEPLNIRIGSHVTGGDIYGVVYENILIKHKIMVPPKARGTVTYIAEPGSYDVNEVILETEFDGERTKHTMLQVWPVRQMRPSADKLAANYPLLTGQRVLDSLFPCVQGGTTAIPGAFGCGKTVISQSLSKYSNSDVIVYVGCGERGNEMSEVLRDFPQLTMEVEGKPESIMKRTALVANTSNMPVAAREASIYTGITLSEYFRDMGYNVSMMADSTSRWAEALREISGRLAEMPADSGYPAYLGARLASFYERAGRVTCLGNPSREGSVSIVGAVSPPGGDFSDPVTSATLGIVQVFWGLDKKLAQRKHFPSINWLISYSKYMRALDEFYDKNFPEFVPLRKKCKEILQEEEDVSEIVQLVGKGSLAEPDKILLEVAKLIKDDYLQQNGYTPYDRFCPFYKTVGMLKNIIAFYDLARHAVESTAQSENKITWAIIRDQMNDILYKLSSMKFKDPVKDGEAKIKQDFDELNEEMQTAFRNLED